The Candidatus Edwardsbacteria bacterium region GTCATAATACTCGCTCTGTTGAGCGTAAAGTTTTTTGTAGGTCTCGGTAGAATACAGCCCCCGGAAATCCATATACATCATCAACTGTAGATCTGCTGGGTGCCTGATAAAATAACTGTAATAAGAACTGGCGAAAGCCAAGAGCTTTCCGATCCCCGTGGACATGGCATCCATCCTCTCCTGGTTAAGTCTCCACCTTTCCCGGAAGCGCTCGAGATAAATGGCTACCAGCAGTTCGTCTTTGCTGGCGAAATAGGAATAGACCGTCTGTTTGGTGTACTCTGCTTTGCTGGCGATCTCATCCATAGTCACTGCCATCAATCCCTTTGATTCTATCTGCCCCCAGGCCGCATTAATTATGTCGC contains the following coding sequences:
- a CDS encoding TetR/AcrR family transcriptional regulator, translating into MGIKQRRQDVAAVRRRDIINAAWGQIESKGLMAVTMDEIASKAEYTKQTVYSYFASKDELLVAIYLERFRERWRLNQERMDAMSTGIGKLLAFASSYYSYFIRHPADLQLMMYMDFRGLYSTETYKKLYAQQSEYYDSTDKYMQSALRQAQDEGKVRRGLDSLWTLSSFYLSLRTNLNKAMMNKSISPAKRKEIYFAFVDIFLRGMSPDRDK